One stretch of Meriones unguiculatus strain TT.TT164.6M chromosome 7, Bangor_MerUng_6.1, whole genome shotgun sequence DNA includes these proteins:
- the LOC132655215 gene encoding uncharacterized protein LOC132655215, with the protein MRTLPSGSQTASSDTPRRRNRNQKKMKRLQQKMRRLAMMTTNKSTLLPTLQQMTVLLEKGKDIVLAVKKTPSLANIFLACILLLSAAPTHGDSYWAYVPKPPMVHPVTWTKPKHIKVMTTVTKILGETPVLTTKKKYSSVFSYEGKSDSAPICLGLSGISVPGCLPVSYRTFVTDTLDPNDQARRLVWELQIKTLGWYTVNKTFSWYEELPLPDCTKIYYNPDIPWVYNEQYPNWLSCGFKVRGMPFKITDTKKIIWDFSASSPFRDSSIYFKKYAYRYNNYKPNSVIYRYFSPGFVEPIWVSKHQNKTRIQPKLFRLAAAIDMVLLKNLRLLLLKLFL; encoded by the coding sequence ATGAGGACTctcccatctggatcccagaCCGCCTCATCAGACACTCCTCGCCGTCGAAATCGCAAccaaaaaaagatgaagagactGCAGCAAAAAATGAGAAGGCTTGCTATGATGACAACGAACAAGTCAACACTCCTTCCTACACTGCAACAGATGACAGTCCTCTTGGAAAAGGGGAAAGATATAGTACTAGCAGTGAAAAAAACACCCTCTCTAGCTAatatttttcttgcatgtatacttttactctcagctgctcctacTCACGGTGATTCATATTGGGCATATGTCCCTAAACCTCCCATGGTTCACCCAGTAACCTGGACTAAACCAAAACATATTAAAGTTATGACTACTGTGACAAAAATTTTGGGGGAAACTCCAGTTTtaactactaaaaaaaaatattcctctgTATTTTCCTATGAGGGCAAATCAGACTCCGCCCCAATCTGCCTTGGCCTTTCAGGGATCTCAGTGCCTGGATGTTTACCAGTTTCCTATAGAACATTTGTGACTGACACACTAGATCCTAATGATCAGGCAAGGAGGTTAGTATGGGAACTACAAATTAAGACTCTGGGATGGTATacagtaaataaaacatttagttGGTACGAAGAGCTTCCTTTACCCGATTGTACGAAAATTTATTATAATCCAGATATCCCATGGGTTTATAATGAGCAATATCCTAATTGGCTTTCTTGCGGATTTAAAGTAAGAGGAATGCCCTTTAAGAtcacagatacaaaaaaaattatttgggaTTTCTCTGCATCATCCCCGTTTAGGGatagttctatttattttaaaaagtatgcttatagatataataattataaaccCAATAGTGTTATTTATAGATATTTTTCACCTGGATTTGTAGAACCAATATGGGTatcaaaacatcaaaataaaactagGATTCAACCTAAATTATTTAGATTAGCTGCAGCCATAGACATGGTATTATTAAAAAACCTAAGGCTACTACTTCTAAAGCTATTTCTATGA